A single window of Vigna radiata var. radiata cultivar VC1973A chromosome 4, Vradiata_ver6, whole genome shotgun sequence DNA harbors:
- the LOC106758608 gene encoding NAD(P)H-dependent 6'-deoxychalcone synthase-like — MAATTIPQVTLNSSSGHRKMPVIGLGTAPEATSTVTTKDAVLEAIKQGYRHFDAASAYGVEQSVGEAIAEALKLGLIQSRDELFVTSKLWVTDNHAHTIVPALQKSLRTLQLEYLDLYLIHWPIATKPGKVVYPIEVSEIVEFDLKGVWESMEECQKLGLTKAIGVSNFSISRLEKLLSFATIPPAVNQVEVNLGWQQQQLREFCKEKGITVTAFSPLRKGASRGANLVMDNDILKELSDAHGKTVAQICLRWLYEQDLTFVVKSYDKDRMKQNLGIFDWSLTEDDYKKIAEIHQDRLIKGPTKPLLDDLWE, encoded by the exons ATGGCCGCCACCACAATCCCCCAAGTCACTCTCAACTCTTCCTCCGGCCACCGCAAGATGCCGGTCATCGGCCTCGGCACCGCGCCGGAAGCCACCAGCACCGTCACCACAAAAGATGCCGTTCTCGAGGCCATCAAGCAGGGCTACCGACACTTCGATGCTGCTTCTGCCTATGGCGTCGAACAGTCTGTGGGAGAAGCCATAGCAGAAGCTCTTAAACTTGGACTCATTCAATCCAGAGACGAACTCTTCGTCACTTCCAAACTGTGGGTCACCGATAACCATGCACATACCATTGTTCCAGCTCTCCAGAAATCTCTCAG GACTCTTCAACTGGAGTACTTGGATCTCTACCTCATCCACTGGCCCATTGCTACCAAGCCTGGGAAAGTTGTCTACCCCATTGAAGTATCAGAGATAGTGGAGTTTGACTTGAAGGGTGTGTGGGAATCCATGGAAGAATGCCAGAAACTTGGTCTCACCAAAGCCATTGGAGTCAGCAACTTCTCCATCAGCAGGCTTGAAAAATTGCTCTCTTTTGCTACCATTCCTCCTGCAGTGAATCAA GTTGAAGTTAACCTTGGGTGGCAACAGCAGCAACTGAGAGAATTCTGCAAGGAAAAGGGTATCACTGTGACTGCTTTTTCACCCCTGAGGAAGGGTGCTAGCAGGGGTGCTAATCTTGTGATGGACAATGATATACTCAAAGAATTGTCTGATGCTCATGGCAAAACCGTTGCTCAG ATTTGTCTTCGATGGCTGTACGAACAAGATCTAACCTTTGTGGTGAAGAGCTACGACAAAGATAGGATGAAGCAGAACTTGGGGATTTTCGATTGGTCGTTGACTGAGGATGATTACAAGAAGATAGCCGAAATCCATCAAGACAGACTCATCAAAGGACCAACCAAACCTCTTCTTGATGATCTTTGGGAATGA
- the LOC106758096 gene encoding pentatricopeptide repeat-containing protein At1g03100, mitochondrial-like, translated as MLRVRKLKTESNIPLVLSVMVANYNYRTTQVSSDKSVRYIVKLVVSCLAKSSSSAFLPGSENKFALQGLYFSSVAERILVHAQDPAKVSLEIQNAIDLNQLDYSWKLLEQHMHMEGFPRKSVISKLVTSYVDSLDTKLLGKAYELVERAIEKGRQDLLEKDVLIYLSFGLAKARLPVPASTILRKMIDTKLFPSVTAWSAILAHMSQTAEGSYLGAELILEIGYLFQNNRIDPRKKSNAPLIAMKPNSAAFRIVLAGCLLFESSRKAEQLLDMMPRIGVKADAHLLIIMTRVYERNGRREELKKLQRHIEEAPNLTDLQFQHFYNCLLTCHLRFGDLDSASNMVLEMLRKAKEARNSLAAAKFMMNADGIYHNRSPNNGKDLDSLQNNRSNSSVVLSYEEFSKDRNFSKLEAESKAILDSLLSKLQMRVDLITTKHGILQPTETIYVKLVKAMLEAGKTKDLAVFLLKAEREDSPFSNDNSALVHVINACISLGWLDQAHDLLDEMRLAGVRTGSSVYSSLLKAYCRANRVADVTSLLRDARIAGIQLDSSSYEAMIQSRVLQQDTQGALQLFKERKEARIPRVTQQNSGMMAKDGADTEEAGLXTKLLQEIKEGQKVXCGVHDWNNXIHFFCKKXLMQDAEKALKKMRSLGHLPNAQTFHSMVTGYAATGGKYQEVTELWGEMKGLASSVSMTFDQELLDSVLYTFVRGGFFVRANEVVTMMEKGNMFIDKYKYRMLFLKYHKSLYKGKAPKFQTESQLSKREAALAFKRWIGLT; from the coding sequence ATGCTTAGAGTGAGAAAGCTCAAAACAGAGTCTAATATCCCTTTGGTTTTAAGTGTCATGGTTGCTAATTACAATTATAGAACAACCCAAGTTTCCAGTGACAAAAGTGTCAGGTATATTGTTAAGTTGGTTGTCTCTTGTTTAGCTAAATCAAGTTCATCAGCATTTTTACCGGGATCAGAGAATAAATTTGCTCTTCAAGGACTATATTTCTCTAGTGTGGCTGAAAGAATCCTGGTCCATGCCCAAGACCCTGCCAAAGTTAGTTTGGAGATACAAAATGCTATCGATTTGAATCAATTAGATTATTCATGGAAATTATTGGAGCAGCATATGCACATGGAGGGGTTTCCCAGAAAATCAGTCATCAGTAAGCTTGTAACAAGCTATGTGGACAGCCTTGATACGAAATTGCTAGGAAAGGCTTATGAGTTGGTAGAACGTGCTATTGAGAAAGGTAGACAAGATTTGTTGGAAAAGGATGTGCTTATCTACCTCAGCTTTGGCCTTGCAAAAGCCAGACTACCAGTTCCAGCATCAACCATTTTAAGAAAGATGATAGATACGAAGCTTTTTCCCTCAGTCACTGCTTGGTCTGCAATTTTAGCGCACATGTCACAAACAGCAGAAGGAAGTTACCTTGGTGCTGAGTTGATTCTTGAAATAGGTTATTTGTTCCAAAACAACAGAATAGATCCGCGTAAAAAGAGCAATGCACCTTTGATAGCCATGAAGCCAAACAGTGCTGCTTTTAGGATTGTTTTGGCAGGGTGCCTCCTATTTGAGTCATCTAGGAAGGCAGAACAGCTTCTTGATATGATGCCTCGAATTGGTGTCAAAGCAGATGCACACTTACTAATAATAATGACACGTGTATACGAGAGAAATGGGCGAAGGGAAGAGCTTAAGAAGCTGCAAAGGCACATAGAGGAAGCCCCAAATCTAACTGATTTACAGTTTCAACATTTCTATAATTGTTTATTGACATGCCATTTGAGATTTGGGGATCTAGATTCTGCATCAAACATGGTTTTGGAAATGCTTAGGAAAGCAAAGGAAGCAAGAAATTCTCTTGCAGCTGCCAAATTTATGATGAATGCCGATGGAATATACCATAACCGTTCTCCGAACAACGGTAAAGATTTAGATAGTTTACAAAATAACAGGTCAAATTCAAGTGTTGTATTATCTTATGAGGAGTTCTCTAAAGATAGGAACTTCTCAAAGCTTGAGGCAGAGTCCAAAGCTATACTTGATTCTTTATTATCAAAGTTGCAGATGCGGGTGGACTTGATCACAACCAAGCATGGTATATTGCAGCCAACTGAaacaatttatgtaaaattagtTAAAGCTATGCTAGAAGCTGGCAAGACCAAAGATTTAGCTGTATTTCTTCTCAAGGCAGAAAGAGAAGATTCTCCATTTTCCAATGACAATTCAGCTTTGGTTCATGTTATTAACGCGTGCATCTCACTTGGATGGCTGGACCAAGCACATGATCTCCTGGATGAGATGCGTCTAGCCGGAGTTAGAACTGGTTCATCTGTATACTCCTCTCTTTTGAAAGCATATTGCAGAGCGAATAGGGTGGCAGATGTCACGTCACTTCTGAGAGATGCTAGGATAGCTGGTATCCAGCTTGACTCAAGCTCTTATGAGGCAATGATCCAATCCAGAGTTCTCCAGCAAGACACACAGGGTGCACTCCAACTTTTTAAAGAGAGGAAAGAGGCTAGAATTCCAAGAGTCACTCAACAAAACTCTGGCATGATGGCTAAAGATGGAGCGGATACTGAAGAAGCTGGGCTAATNACCAAGCTGTTACAGGAAATCAAGGAAGGGCAGAAAGTGGANTGTGGAGTGCATGACTGGAATAATGNNATCCACTTTTTTTGCAAGAAGANACTGATGCAAGATGCAGAAAAGGCTCTAAAGAAAATGAGAAGCTTAGGTCACTTACCAAATGCGCAAACTTTCCATTCTATGGTCACAGGGTATGCTGCCACTGGAGGAAAATATCAAGAGGTGACAGAGCTGTGGGGTGAGATGAAAGGTCTTGCTTCTTCTGTCTCCATGACGTTTGATCAGGAACTTCTTGATTCTGTGTTGTATACGTTTGTAAGGGGTGGATTCTTCGTTCGAGCCAATGAAGTTGTGACAATGATGGAAAAAGGAAACATGTTTATTGACAAATACAAGTACCGAATGCTGTTCTTGAAATACCATAAATCACTTTACAAAGGGAAGGCTCCGAAGTTTCAGACAGAATCCCAACTAAGCAAAAGGGAAGCAGCCCTGGCTTTTAAAAGATGGATAGGCTTGACTTGA
- the LOC106758499 gene encoding uncharacterized protein LOC106758499 — translation MAGEVPLEILQNLQQQIQEMRAEIATMRAEQANRVGGHSDRSVNVETYHSDTGEQPHTQGEGRRENHNPVPSEGVGGVNGRGAGRGDGRPVSRAGSRSGGRGRGRGNDRGDPRRQEERQRNEEQNPIHGDQVEGLHPFTPRVMQAIIPENKVLPSMERYGGSSDPVKHLRSFVDAMAVYSSDELVWCRVFSLSLKEEALDWFHSLQPGTIDNFVKLRQLFTQQYASSKTPGVTYTALVRMKQGREESLKLFMDRFNRTARQVQNADQRLVVSALTTALRPGPFCDYLHAEEPQSMDELQSKLASFIRIEEGRAHQRGREEGESVXRPARXRSGPQSGGNDRRGGYRGKEHNQMQQYIHHTPLNAPRARVLEEALRXDLLTVVQIPTPRGADESKYCRYHQNRGHTTEDCHTLKDXLESLVQAXHLQXFVHRGRAPTRPDRTSLQPESRKRTRPRADRSRSRSAXRTVRGVINTISGGFAGGGSTSAARKRHLRNLHSSHRTDTSKRSMPAITFSDDDFHAPDLEQDDPMVITAMIARYKVSKVLIDQGSSANILYWKTFKQMDISEDAILPFHEQIVGFAGERVDTRG, via the coding sequence ATGGCTGGAGAGGTACCTTTGGAGATCTTGCAAAATTTGCAGCAGCAAATTCAGGAGATGAGGGCGGAAATCGCAACAATGAGGGCGGAACAAGCGAACAGAGTAGGAGGTCATTCTGACCGCTCTGTCAATGTAGAGACATATCATTCAGACACCGGGGAACAACCTCATACCCAAGGTGAGGGACGACGAGAGAATCATAATCCTGTGCCTAGTGAGGGAGTTGGAGGAGTTAACGGAAGAGGGGCAGGTAGAGGTGATGGACGACCGGTAAGCAGGGCTGGGAGTAGAAGCGGAGGGCGAGGAAGAGGGCGGGGCAATGACAGAGGCGATCCTCGTCGCCAGGAAGAGAGGCAACGAAACGAAGAGCAAAACCCTATACATGGCGATCAAGTTGAGGGATTACACCCTTTCACACCACGGGTAATGCAAGCAATCATACCAGAAAACAAAGTGTTGCCATCAATGGAGAGGTATGGAGGTTCCTCTGACCCTGTTAAGCATTTACGATCCTTCGTAGATGCCATGGCGGTATATTCGTCCGACGAACTGGTATGGTGTAGAGTCTTCTCTCTTTCATTAAAGGAAGAAGCATTGGACTGGTTCCATTCCTTACAACCTGGAACCATTGACAACTTCGTCAAACTGCGCCAGCTATTTACTCAGCAGTATGCCTCGAGTAAGACGCCCGGTGTGACTTACACGGCCCTAGTAAGAATGAAGCAAGGACGAGAGGAGTCCCTCAAACTTTTTATGGATCGGTTCAACCGTACCGCCCGGCAGGTACAGAATGCCGATCAGCGACTGGTGGTGAGTGCCTTGACCACTGCATTGCGNCCTGGTCCGTTTTGTGACTACCTCCACGCAGAAGAGCCCCAAAGCATGGACGAATTACAAAGCAAATTGGCCAGTTTTATTCGTATAGAAGAAGGGAGAGCCCATCAACGTGGGAGAGAAGAGGGGGAATCAGTGNCCCGTCCGGCCAGANTGAGATCCGGACCACAGTCCGGTGGGAATGACAGGAGAGGAGGCTACAGAGGCAAAGAACACAACCAAATGCAACAATACATTCACCACACTCCTTTGAATGCACCNCGTGCAAGAGTACTGGAAGAGGCGTTGAGGGNCGACCTGCTAACAGTGGTACAAATACCTACACCTAGAGGAGCTGATGAAAGCAAATATTGCCGGTATCATCAAAATCGGGGCCACACAACTGAAGATTGTCATACATTGAAGGACAANTTGGAATCTTTGGTTCAAGCANGACATCTTCAGAANTTCGTCCACAGGGGAAGAGCGCCCACCAGACCCGATCGGACCTCATTGCAGCCAGAATCCCGAAAAAGGACCCGGCCGAGAGCGGATCGGAGCAGAAGCAGAAGCGCTNACCGAACGGTCAGAGGAGTAATCAATACTATTTCTGGAGGGTTTGCAGGAGGTGGATCGACGTCAGCCGCCCGCAAAAGACACTTAAGAAACTTGCATAGCTCCCACCGAACGGACACCTCAAAAAGATCTATGCCCGCCATCACTTTTTCTGATGATGATTTCCATGCACCTGACTTAGAGCAAGATGACCCGATGGTGATAACAGCAATGATCGCCAGGTACAAGGTGAGTAAAGTCTTAATAGATCAAGGTAGTTCGGCCAACATATTATATTGGAAGACCTTCAAGCAAATGGACATATCGGAGGATGCAATTTTGCCTTTCCATGAGCAAATTGTAGGATTTGCGGGAGAGAGAGTGGATACAAGGGGGTAG